In Paludibaculum fermentans, the genomic stretch GAGTAGGGCGCCACTCGCAACAGAGTCTCCGCGTGCCCGCCTTCCGCCGTGATCTCGTACTCAAACGCCTTGCCGCGCAGGTGCATGTGCGGAAACATGCTCAAAAGCAGGGCGTCATTCGGCAGCGTGCCCCCGGCCGAGACTCGATAGTTGGGATCCCCTGGCGGGATATGGAACTCCGCGTTTCCGATCTGTAAGGTCAGTACGCGCTTCGTTGGCGGTTTTGACGTGAACACCATGCCCACGCTGGTCTGGTCCATCTCAGGCGTGCCGTTGGGTGTGTAGTGGAACTGCAGCACCAGTTCCGACCCCGCCGGCAGTCTCTTCGCCATTCCTTCCGGCGCCTGGAATGGGGCTTGCCCTGGCGTGTAGATCGCCAGAATGTCGCTGGTCGTCACACCCTGTGCCCGGAAAGCCTGGTTGCGCGGAGCATCCTTCAGCCACTCCGATCCTGGCTCCCGGATGTAGGCCACTATATGATGCACCGCCGATCGCGCGCCCGGGCGGATCTCCGCCGCTGTCACCCAGTGGTCCTCCATCGTGCGCAAGGGCAGGATGACGAACTGGTAGTCGACGGTACCGCTGGCCGGCACGGCGAAGGGTCGCTGGGCTGCCACGACGAGATCAGGCGAGCGGATATTCCAGCCATTCGTCCAATGCGCCGGCTGTGGCGCTTCCCTGGCCGGGCCGCGAGGTGCACCGGCTTCCGCCCACGCCGAGATCGTCTTAATCTCCTCCGCCGTTAAGGAAGGATTGTTATGGAAGGGGCCGCCGCCGACAGCAAACCATGGCGGCATCTTCTTCAGTTCCACCGCCTGCCGCATCGCTTTGGCCCAGGGACGGGCCTGCTGGTAAGTGAGCAGCGGCATGGGGCCGATCTCGCCGGGCCGGTGGCACGACTGGCACCGGCGCTGCAGGATGGGCTCGACGTCCTGGTGAAACGTCACGCTGGCGAGCAGGAGGAACGCCGCGATCACGACAACTGGAACCGCAGTAGATTCAGTGCCGTTTGCACGGCCATCTTCCGGACGCGATTCCGGCCGCTGAAGAACCGGAACATCTTCGCCTCCACCCCTTTCGGGGAGGCCAGTCCAATCCACACCACGCCGGGGTCGATTCCAGGCGTCTGCGACTCGGGTCCCGCTTCGCCGGTGATCGAAAGCGCATAAGTAGCGCCCGTCCGGTCCCGCGCCGAGTCCGCCATCGCCTTCGCCACGACTTCACTGACCGCGCCATGCTCGTCCAGCGTCTTCTGATCCAGGCCCAGCAGCCGCGCCTTCATCTCCGGGGCATACACCTGAAAGCCGCCCAGGAACCAGGCCGAAGAGCCCGGGACATCCGTGATCCGCGCGCCCAACATGCCGCCCGTGCACGACTCCGCCACAGCGACCGTCGCATCGCGGTCGCGCAGCATATGCCCGACGACGGTCTCCAGGGGGTCTCCATTCTGTGAGTAAACCCGGTTGCCCAACGTCTCCAGGATCTTCGCGCCCAATTCTTCCACCAGCGCCTCCGCTTCGTCGGGCGTGGAACTACGGGCGCGCAAATGGATCTGCACGTCCCCTTCCGCGGCCAGAATCGTCGTCACGGGGTTCAGGTAAGGCTTGTAGACGGGTGCAATCAGCGCATCCAGATCGGACTCGCCCATGCCGGCCACCCGGAAGAAGCGTTTGCGGATGGCCATCTGCGGCAACCGGGCCACCAATTTGGGACGGCAGGTGTCGCCGAACATGGGCACCATCTCGCGCGGAGGTCCCGGCAGCAGCATCAGCATGCCGCCCGGCAGGTCGATCCACAGGCCCGGCGCCGTGCCGTTCGGATTGCTCAGCTTCTCCGCGCCCTCGATCACGAACGCCTGGCGTTTGTTGATGTCCGCCATCTGGCGTCCGGCGCCGGCGAATCGAGCCTTGATCTCGTCGCAGATCTCCTGCGAGAACAGCAGCCTGCGGTGCAGTGCCTGGGCGACAGCCTCGCGCGTGATGTCGTCTTCCGTCGGGCCTAGTCCGCCGGTCAGGATGAGCAGCGGCACCCGCTGGAGGGCCTCCGCAATGGCTGCCGACAACCGGTCGCGGTCATCCCCCAGGATGGACTTTTGGGTGACCTCGACGCCCAGTTCGTTCAATTGAGCAGTGAGCCAGAGCGAGTTTGTGTCCGAGCGCTCGGGGGTGAGCAGTTCACTGCCGACTGCGATGATTTCAGCGTTCATGGAACTCCGAGTGGATTAAGGCAGCGGCCGGCCCTGAATGCCGGCGGGTACGCGGTACAGTGCACCCGTCGTGGTGACCATTAGGTCGCCGCCCGGCGCGAACGCGCAGCCAACGATGTTCGGCCCCGAGACAAACAGTGATGCCTCGCGCTGCGGGGTGATACGGACAATGCCCTTCCGCCCCTCCAGCGACCCCGCGACGTACAGATTCTCGTCGATGTCGAAAGCCATGCCCTGCGGGCGGCCCAAACCGCGATAAAACGTCTCGACCTCGCCCGCGGGGGAAATGCGATGCACGGCGTCGAAGCTGGAAGTCGTCGGACCGGTGACGTAGAGATAGCCTTCGGCGCCGAAGGCCAGGTGGTAGGCCGAAATCGAAGCTTCCAGTGTGGCGTAGACGTAGATCTGGCGCGACGGGCTGATCTTGAAAATCGTGCCCGAGCGGTCACCCACATACAGGTTGCCCTTGCCGTCAAAGGCGATACCCGTGGCCACACCCATGCCTTCGACGTAGACACCCATCTCACCGCTGCGGGTGGCCTGATAGACCACGCCATCAAAACGCGACGAGATCAGCAGCCGGCCCTCCTCGTCAAAAGCCAGGCCGGTGGCATTCATCAGGTCTGTGAGGAACGGAGTGATCACGCCCTCGGTATCCACCCGGTACACGGCCACTGGCGTCTTCTGGCCCCGCGAGCCGCTGAAGGTGACATAGACGTTTCCGTCCTGGTCCACCGCCGGGTTGGCTACCGGATGCAGGCTGTCGGCCAGTTGTTTCCCAATCGCCACACTCGCTGGCGCGCTGTCCAACTCACCATTGCTGACGATCACTTCGCCGCGGCCCGCGGCTTCGGGTACCCGCGCAATCACAAGTGAGTTCGATCCCACGATCAGCGGAGCGGCAACCCCGCCAATGGCCACGGAAGGACGCGGCGCGGCCAGGAACGACCTGCCGCGGATTTGAAAGTCACCGCCGGCAATCGCTGCCTGGGGCGTGACCGACTCGATGATAGGACGCTCAATGGCGCTGTTCTTGAATGACATCCGGGACGAATTTAGCTTCCATCTAGAATTGAACCACGAATCGAAGCACCACAAGCACTGCCGCTCCGTAGACTCCGGCGGCCAGGTCATCCGCTACGATCCCGGTGCCCGCCGGCAGCGACTCCAGTTTGCGCACCGGCCATGGTTTGGTAATGTCGAACAACCGGAACAGCAGCAGGGCCGCCGCAACATGGGCCAAGTCCAGGGTGGACGCTCCGGCCAGGGTAATCCACTGCCCCAGGACCTCGTCCACCACCACGATCTGCGGGTCCTTCAGTTGCCGGATCTCCGCTGTCCGTGTAGACGCCCAGATGCCCAGCGGTGTCAGCGCCACGGCGAGAAGCGCGAAGTGCCAGGGCTGCACGGGCAGCCAGGCAATCAGCGGCCAGGCCACCAGCAGCGCCCCAATCGAACCCGCCGTGCCCGGACCCTTCGGCCAGAATCCACAGCCAAACCACGTGGCGATGGCCAGCGCCACCTTATTCATCTTCTTCGTCTTCTGGCTTCTGCGTGCTCTCCGCCGACGGACCAGGAATCCTGTACTCTTCGGCCGACCACATGCCCAGGTCAATCAACCGGCAGCGCTCGCTGCAGAAGGGCATCTCCGGGTCGCCCAGCTTCACTTCTTTCTTGCAGATTGGACACTTCATAAAAGATAGGGAGGGAACCGCAGCTCCCGGTAGGGCGGACCGCTGCCCCCGACTCTTCTCGAGACCCGAGACCACCCTTCGCCGACTGTCTAAACTACCCTCCAGCAACCCATCAGTATAAGGCAAACGCCGGCTAAGCCTGCCGCTGCCGCCCGTTCAGTTCGTGCTGCAGCCAGGCCTCAGCAAACCGCAAGTCCCGGCTGACCGTATTGATCGAAATATCCAGCTCCGCCGCGGTCTCTTCCATGCTCAAGCCGCCGAAATAGCGCAACTCCACCACCTGCGTCTTTCTCTCGTCCAAACGGCCCAGCGCGTCCAGGGCATCGTTTAGGGCCACGAACTGCTCAGCATTCTCCAGTGAGTAATTGGCCGCCTCCGTCAAAGGAACCGGCTTGAGCCCCTGGCCCCGCTTGGCCGTCAGGTGCCGGCGGGCGTGTTCCACCAGAACCTGCCGCATCAGCCGAGCGGCGATGCAGTAGAAGTGGCGCCGGTTCTCCCAATCCGGATGGTTGGCGCCGGCCAGACGCATCCAGGCTTCGTTCACCAGGGCGGTGGGCTGCAGCGTATGCCCGGCCCGCTCACGCCGCATGTAGCCGCCCGCAATTTGCTTCAGTTCGTTGTAGATCTGCGGCAGCAGCGCGTCCTGTGCTCCGGGCACGCCGGCCCGCCAGGCCTGCAGCCGTTGGGTGATTTCGCCGGGATCCGGGTCGCGCTCAGGACCCTGCATGTTTCCTCAGATGATCGCACAGCCGCGGCAGTGCGCTCTTATTGGTGCTGATGCTGATGGCCCGCGTTGGTGGAAATGATGGGGAACGGATTCAATACGGGTGCCGGCTCGTTCGGCGGCTCGTCGATCAGGTCGCCCACCAGGTCGTAATCGTGAGCCTGTGTGACCCGCATCATCCGGAATTGACCCGGCCGCGGCTCCACATCGCCCACATCGCTCAGGTAGCAAACCCCGTCGATATCCGGCGCCTGATTCGCCAGCCGCGCCTGCCACAGCAGTTCGCTCTCTTCTGACCGGCCTTCAATCAGCACCGGCAGTTCCTGGCCCACCAGGCCGCGGTTGAGCTTCCGTGAGATCTTGCGCTGCAGCGACATCAGCTTGCGCTTGCGGTTATAGATCGAGCGCGCGTCCACCTTGCCGTCCAGGTGGTAGCTCTTGCTGGTCTCTTCATCGGAGTAGGTAAAGACGCCCAGCCGGTCGAACCGCGCCTCTTCCACAAACTGGCACAGCTCCTCGAAGTCCTTCTCCGTTTCACCCGGAAAGCCGACGATCATCGAGGTCCGGATCGACACGCCGGGAATCCGCTTGCGGATCTTCTCGAGCGTCTTGAGGAAGATCTCACCGGAAGCCCCGCGCTTCATATTCTTCAGGACGCCGGGCGCCGCGTGCTGCAGCGGCATGTCGATGTACTTCACCAGCGACTCGTGCTCCGCAATCGTATCCAGCAGCTTGTTGGTGATGCGGTTCGGGTAGCAATAGAGGAAACGAACCCACTTCTGGTGCGGCGTTTCGATCTCCGCCAGGCGTCCCAGCAGCAACGCCAGGCCGTCCTTGATACCAAGGTCGTCGCCGTAGGCGGTCGTGTCCTGGCCGATCAGGTTGATCTCCCGCACGCCTTGCGCGAACAGCCGCTGCGCCTCGACGATCACCGACTCAAACCGCCGGCTGCGGAACGACCCGCGGAACTGCGGGATCACGCAGAACGTGCACGGATGGTCGCAGCCCTCGTTGATCTTGATATAGGCGTAGTGGCGCGGCGTGGCCAGGATGCGCGGCGTCAGATCGTGGTAGAGGTAGGGCTCGAACGGATTCGCCTGTTTTTCGCCGCCTTCGCACAGCGCAACGATGGCGTCCAGCTCATTGGTGCCCAGCACCGCATCCACGTCAGGAATCTCCTGGCGGATGTCGGAGCCGTAGCGCTCCACCAGGCAGCCCGCCACGATCAGCCGCTTGGCCCTTCCGGTCTTCTTGAACTCGGCCATTTCCAGGATGGTATCCACCGATTCCTGTTTGGCCGGTCCGATAAACGAGCACGTATTCACAACGATGGCGTCGGCGTCCTCGGGCGAGCTGGTGAGCTCGTGGCCGCGGGCGTTCAACTGGCCCATCATGACTTCGGTGTCCACAAGATTCTTGGGACAACCCAGGCTGACAAATCCGATTTTCAAGGGTGTTTCCAGAGAAGAACTGGCGTGAACTTCCAGTTTATCACGCGCTCACTCGGCTTCCACCATCCGCATGACGCCTTTGATGTAGCCCATGGCGAAGGCCATTCCGGCGTGCCAGGGCGCCGCGCAGTTCATCTGCGGCGTGTGATCGGCAATGATCACCCCGTCGAAGCCGTTCTTTTTGTAGATCCGCAGGCATCGAGCGACGTCCACATCCCCTTCATCGATAAAGACTTCGTGGTACTTCGGCACCTTGCCGCGCACGTTGCGCATGTGGACGTAGGCGATCTTGCCCTGGGCGCTGTACTGGTCGATGGCCTCGTAGAGATCCCCGTCCGTCATCTCGGCAATCGTCCCCTGGCAGAATTCCAGCGCGTTGTTATAGCTCGGCACGATATCCAGGAGCTTCTGGTAAAGCTGAGGCTGGTTCACCAGCCGTGCCGTACCCCGGATCGACGGCATCGGCGGGTCGTCCGGATGCGCGGCCAGGCGTACGCCTGCTTCCTCGGCTACCGGCACTACCGCCCTGAGGAAGTCTTCCAACCGTCCCCAAAGCTGCTCCGTGGTGACCGTCCCCACAGTACCCGGAGCCGCGTCCGGATCATAGATCATGTTCCAGACTTGGCCGTTCGGGATGGGTCGTTCCGCCGGACCGTCCGGCCCCAGGAAGCCCACCGACGGCGCTCCGCCGCGCGCGTAGGGACCTTCCACATGGCCCCACACTCCAGCAATGCTGAAGTTGTAGCCCATCACCGGAATGCCGGCCTTGCCCATGTTGCGGATGATTGTCTTGATGTCTTCGAGTTGCTGCGGCTTCTTCGGACCGTCGAGCAGAATGTCATACCAGTGCGACGGGTCGAAGTTCTCGATCGCCGCCAGTTCCAGCCCCTCGGCGTTGACCGACCGCTTCAGTTCGGATAATTCCTCATACGTCCACAACTTACCGCGATTGTCGCTGACGCCCCAGCACGTGTCGCTGTCGGTTTCCGGGATCCTCGGACCCTGGCTGAAATAGTCCACCCAGTGCGCCACAATGTGCGTCGCCCCAGCCTGTTTCGCGAACCGGAAATTGTCCGCGGTGAGCATGTGCCGATAGAGCCCGAGTCCGAGTTTCATAACCGTTCCTTAGTGTATAGCCGCCTCGTGCCACACTGGCAAGCAGGCATGGGGCTGCGCGACACCTTCAAAACACCACCCACGGGGCTGTGCGAGAGCTGTGCCTGGGTACGGCGAATTGAGAACGACCGCGGCAGCGTCTTCCTGCTTTGCCGCCGCGCCCTGACCGACTCCGGCTATCCCAAGTACCCGCGTCTCCCCGTCCTCCGCTGTCCGGGCCATGAACCGGCCCCTTCTCCCGCCGCCCCTACAGAGAAGTGAAGGAAGCGTCGATTAGGTCATTGTTATCCGGCAGTTCCCGACAGCAGCCAACATGAAGATCCGAGTCCACAACCGAACCAAAGACACGCTGGTGGCCGACGCCGCCGACGTGGCCAACACGAGCGAAACCCGGAAGGAAGGGCTCCTGAAGCGGACGGGCCTCACCCCCGGCGAAGGTCTCTGGATCACACCCTGCGAGGCGGTTCACTGTTTCTTCATGAAGTTCACCATCGACATCGTCTTCCTGAACAAGGCGAAGCAGGTGGTGAAGGTGAGTCCCTCCGTCAAGCCCTGGCGCGTTGCCGGCTCCCTCCGCGCCCATTCAGTGCTGGAATTGCCCGAAGGCCAGATCCAGGCTACGGGTACGGCCAGGGGCGATCAGCTGGAGTTCGAGAAACTGCCGGCCTGATCCCTACCCGTTCCCCGCTTCGCCAGTCACCCCCAGATCGCCGACCCCTCGCGCCCCGCCACACCTCCTCCCGCTGATCGCCCATCTTCTGATGTGTTTCCGCCTCATTTGAGAAATATTTCTTGATCACGAGAAATTTCTATGGCTCAATGAGAATCACACATTGCTGGAACCGATAGTCTCCGCATTACCAATACATCGTGG encodes the following:
- a CDS encoding DNA gyrase inhibitor YacG; translation: MKCPICKKEVKLGDPEMPFCSERCRLIDLGMWSAEEYRIPGPSAESTQKPEDEEDE
- the rimO gene encoding 30S ribosomal protein S12 methylthiotransferase RimO; the protein is MKIGFVSLGCPKNLVDTEVMMGQLNARGHELTSSPEDADAIVVNTCSFIGPAKQESVDTILEMAEFKKTGRAKRLIVAGCLVERYGSDIRQEIPDVDAVLGTNELDAIVALCEGGEKQANPFEPYLYHDLTPRILATPRHYAYIKINEGCDHPCTFCVIPQFRGSFRSRRFESVIVEAQRLFAQGVREINLIGQDTTAYGDDLGIKDGLALLLGRLAEIETPHQKWVRFLYCYPNRITNKLLDTIAEHESLVKYIDMPLQHAAPGVLKNMKRGASGEIFLKTLEKIRKRIPGVSIRTSMIVGFPGETEKDFEELCQFVEEARFDRLGVFTYSDEETSKSYHLDGKVDARSIYNRKRKLMSLQRKISRKLNRGLVGQELPVLIEGRSEESELLWQARLANQAPDIDGVCYLSDVGDVEPRPGQFRMMRVTQAHDYDLVGDLIDEPPNEPAPVLNPFPIISTNAGHQHQHQ
- a CDS encoding mannonate dehydratase, with product MKLGLGLYRHMLTADNFRFAKQAGATHIVAHWVDYFSQGPRIPETDSDTCWGVSDNRGKLWTYEELSELKRSVNAEGLELAAIENFDPSHWYDILLDGPKKPQQLEDIKTIIRNMGKAGIPVMGYNFSIAGVWGHVEGPYARGGAPSVGFLGPDGPAERPIPNGQVWNMIYDPDAAPGTVGTVTTEQLWGRLEDFLRAVVPVAEEAGVRLAAHPDDPPMPSIRGTARLVNQPQLYQKLLDIVPSYNNALEFCQGTIAEMTDGDLYEAIDQYSAQGKIAYVHMRNVRGKVPKYHEVFIDEGDVDVARCLRIYKKNGFDGVIIADHTPQMNCAAPWHAGMAFAMGYIKGVMRMVEAE
- a CDS encoding sigma-70 family RNA polymerase sigma factor — its product is MQGPERDPDPGEITQRLQAWRAGVPGAQDALLPQIYNELKQIAGGYMRRERAGHTLQPTALVNEAWMRLAGANHPDWENRRHFYCIAARLMRQVLVEHARRHLTAKRGQGLKPVPLTEAANYSLENAEQFVALNDALDALGRLDERKTQVVELRYFGGLSMEETAAELDISINTVSRDLRFAEAWLQHELNGRQRQA
- a CDS encoding DUF192 domain-containing protein, with the protein product MKIRVHNRTKDTLVADAADVANTSETRKEGLLKRTGLTPGEGLWITPCEAVHCFFMKFTIDIVFLNKAKQVVKVSPSVKPWRVAGSLRAHSVLELPEGQIQATGTARGDQLEFEKLPA
- a CDS encoding phosphatidylglycerophosphatase A family protein, whose translation is MNKVALAIATWFGCGFWPKGPGTAGSIGALLVAWPLIAWLPVQPWHFALLAVALTPLGIWASTRTAEIRQLKDPQIVVVDEVLGQWITLAGASTLDLAHVAAALLLFRLFDITKPWPVRKLESLPAGTGIVADDLAAGVYGAAVLVVLRFVVQF
- a CDS encoding competence/damage-inducible protein A → MNAEIIAVGSELLTPERSDTNSLWLTAQLNELGVEVTQKSILGDDRDRLSAAIAEALQRVPLLILTGGLGPTEDDITREAVAQALHRRLLFSQEICDEIKARFAGAGRQMADINKRQAFVIEGAEKLSNPNGTAPGLWIDLPGGMLMLLPGPPREMVPMFGDTCRPKLVARLPQMAIRKRFFRVAGMGESDLDALIAPVYKPYLNPVTTILAAEGDVQIHLRARSSTPDEAEALVEELGAKILETLGNRVYSQNGDPLETVVGHMLRDRDATVAVAESCTGGMLGARITDVPGSSAWFLGGFQVYAPEMKARLLGLDQKTLDEHGAVSEVVAKAMADSARDRTGATYALSITGEAGPESQTPGIDPGVVWIGLASPKGVEAKMFRFFSGRNRVRKMAVQTALNLLRFQLS
- a CDS encoding cytochrome c: MIAAFLLLASVTFHQDVEPILQRRCQSCHRPGEIGPMPLLTYQQARPWAKAMRQAVELKKMPPWFAVGGGPFHNNPSLTAEEIKTISAWAEAGAPRGPAREAPQPAHWTNGWNIRSPDLVVAAQRPFAVPASGTVDYQFVILPLRTMEDHWVTAAEIRPGARSAVHHIVAYIREPGSEWLKDAPRNQAFRAQGVTTSDILAIYTPGQAPFQAPEGMAKRLPAGSELVLQFHYTPNGTPEMDQTSVGMVFTSKPPTKRVLTLQIGNAEFHIPPGDPNYRVSAGGTLPNDALLLSMFPHMHLRGKAFEYEITAEGGHAETLLRVAPYSFQWQLNYVLEQPRLLRKGTHLRFTGWFDNSPANPFNPDPLKEVSYGEQSWEEMMIGFFDVAVDPKLDKSAFFVR
- a CDS encoding SMP-30/gluconolactonase/LRE family protein, whose protein sequence is MSFKNSAIERPIIESVTPQAAIAGGDFQIRGRSFLAAPRPSVAIGGVAAPLIVGSNSLVIARVPEAAGRGEVIVSNGELDSAPASVAIGKQLADSLHPVANPAVDQDGNVYVTFSGSRGQKTPVAVYRVDTEGVITPFLTDLMNATGLAFDEEGRLLISSRFDGVVYQATRSGEMGVYVEGMGVATGIAFDGKGNLYVGDRSGTIFKISPSRQIYVYATLEASISAYHLAFGAEGYLYVTGPTTSSFDAVHRISPAGEVETFYRGLGRPQGMAFDIDENLYVAGSLEGRKGIVRITPQREASLFVSGPNIVGCAFAPGGDLMVTTTGALYRVPAGIQGRPLP